Sequence from the Pararhizobium gei genome:
CCGTAGCGGGTCGCCCGGTTCGGGCCATCGATATAATAGAGAAACCGGTTGTTGGTATCGACGATGATCGTGCCCGGCGCTTCGTTCGTCTTGAACCGGACCTTGGTGCGCCAGTATTTTTGCGGCGGCTTTTTCTGCTGCGTCGAAGCCAGCGTTACATCGGAACGCGATACCGAATTTTCGGTTTTCCCCGGCATGAACGCCGATGCGCCGGTGGCGCCAAACAGAACAGCGGCCACCAATCCGGCCGCGGCCAAGCTCTTGAACGCATATTTGATCATGGAATCCCTCTCCAGTCTTCAGCTGCGAAACGCTATTCGATATCGCGCGCCGCGCAAGTGTCTGACAGACCGGATAGGGCAAATGTGATGCGATCGGCTGTTCCGGAGGGAACCCATGTTGCCGAAAGGCCACGAATACGACCTCCCGGCAGGTAAGTACTGACTTAGATCACGACGACCTTCGTGCCAATCTTCACGCGTTCGTACAGATCCGTCACGTCCTGGTTGCGCATGCGGATGCAGCCGGAGGAAACCGCGTAGCCAATGCTCCAGGGCGCGTTCGTGCCGTGGATGCGGTAGAGCGTCGAGCCGAGATACATCGCGCGTGCACCGAGCGGATTGCCCTCGCCGCCCTCCATGCTGACGGGCAGGTAATGACCCTTGGCGGCTTCCCGCGCCCGCATTTCCGAAGGCGGGGTCCAGGTCGGCCATTCGGCCTTGCGGGTGACCTTGTGAACGCCGGCCCATTCGAAGCCCGGCTTGCCGACGCCGACGCCATAGCGGCGGGCCTCGCCGTTGCCTGTCACCAGATAGAGGAAGCGGTTGTTGGTGTCGATGACGATCGTTCCCGCCTTCTCCTTGGTGTCGTAGGCGACCGTCTGCGGCAGGAACTGTGGCGCGATCTGCCGCTCCACCGGCTTTTGCGCCCGTGTCATGGCGACGGGTTGGGCCACGGCAACGCCGGAACGTCTGGCCTGGCCGAACAGATATTGTTTTCGGGTGGCGCGCTGCGTCTGGACTTTGACAGGACGCTGCTGCCGGTAGACGACCCGGTCCGGACGACCGCCGAGCTGGGTTACCCAGGGGGCGGTGAGATCGGGGCTGATCACAACCGGTGGCCGGTTCTGATAACGGTCCTGCGCCTGCGAAAGGCTGGTGAAGGCAAGCAACAGGGATGTGGCAAGGATAAGGGTTTTTTTCATCATCGGACGGACTCGCATACCTTTCGCCGGAACGGTGTCATAGCTCTGCCATCCACCCGGGCGAGCGGGTGGTCGTGGCGGTTTTCGAAGCCAAAAAGCTTGGCGGGATGAAAACGATGGTGGCACCGGGGGGAAAGAGAATGGTAAATGGCGCTTCATCAAACGGCATTCGAGCCGGTAAAGCTTTGGGTAGGGTTATCGTCGGCTTTAGGACTATGGTTGGCAAATGGTAAAATGGAAAACAGCGGGGACACCGGCGTGACGGCAAAGGGCATCATTACGGGCGCGGACGGGCTTGGCCGTTGCGCCTGGCATGGCAATCTTGAGGACTACCAGCGCTATCACGACGAGGAATGGGGCCTTCCGATGGCGGATGACATCCGGCTTTTCGAGAAGATTTGCCTTGAAGGCTTTCAGTCCGGCCTGTCCTGGCTGACGATCCTGAGAAAGCGCGAAGCCTTTCGCGCCGCCTTTGCGGGCTTCGATTTCGACGTGGTGGCAACCTTCGGCGACGACGATATTGCTCGCTGTCTTGCCGATGCCGGTATCGTCAGGCACCGCGGCAAGATCGTTTCCACCATCAACAATGCGAAACGGGCGCAGGAGATGAAAGCGGAATTCGGCTCGCTCGCCCGCTATTTCTGGAGCCACGAGCCCGGCGGCAATGAGCGGCCGCAGGTGGTGACTTACGAGACGATTGCCGCCAATCCGACGACTCCGACCTCCGTCATGATCTCCAAGGACCTGAAAAAACGCGGCTGGACCTTCGTCGGCCCGACCACGGTCTACGCCTTCATGCAGGCCATGGGCCTGGTCAACGACCATATGGAGGGCTGCGTCTGCCGGGAAAAGATCGAGGCAATGCGCGCCGCCTTCATCCGGCCTTGAAGCCTGCTAGTGAACCGGCGGGATCGGGGTTGGCCGGTTGTTGAAATAGAGAAGCGCGCCGCCGAAGATCACCAGCAGGGCGCCGATGACAAGCCATTCCCGGTTGTCGGACATCGCCATGCCCGAAATGATGTTGGCGCCTTGCAGCATCCACAGCCCGCCGAGCAGGATGACGACGATGCCGGCTATATTCTTGAAGATCTTCATGACGTCCTCCACGCACGAGCCGAAATTATGATCCGGTCGCGGCCTGTGGTCAACAAGGCTTGTCAGGCAGTCTTCATGAAGCGTCCGATGCAGACGCCGGAGGCAAGCCCCGGCGTCGCGTAAGGCTGAAAGATCAGCCGCCGTTTTCGGCAAGCCAAGCCTTCATGGTTTTAATTTCCGCCTCCTGAGCGGAAATGACCTCTTCGGCGAGCTTGCGAAGTTGGGCGTCCTTGCCGAACTCCAGCTCGATCTTCGCCATGTCGATAGCCCCCTGATGATGGGCGATCATGCCGCGCACGAAATCCATATCGGCATTGCCGGTATAGGCGATGTCCATGGCCCCGTGCATTTTGGCGTTGGCCGCGGCAAAGGCCTTGCTGGAGGGACCTCTATCGCCTTTCGGTTCGGCCGACATCGCGCCCTGGTTCATCGTGCCATGATCCATCGCGTCATGGTTCATTTCCTGGGCCGATGCGGGCAGGGTGAAGCTGGCGGCCAGAATTGCGGCGGCCGTGATCGTTCTCAGAGACATGATGTTCTCTCTTTCGTTTCAGATTGAATTGGTATGCAGACATTGTCCGCGTTCATCACGAAAGAACGGGTTTGGGCGGCGGAAACAGCGGCTTCAGCAGGGTTGCCTGCAGCGGCTTCTGCAGGCGCGGTAGGACGGCGAGGCGCAGTGGGCTGCCGGGGACCGGTGCTTCCATCGAGGTCTCGATGGCGAAACAGGCGGCACAGAGAGAGGGGTGCACGGCATGCGTCCTGCATTCCTTCGCGCGGCAGCCATCATCGTCGCTGGTTGCGCCCCGCGCATGGTCATGGCTCGCCGCGTGCATCGCGAGGCCCAGATCCTGCACCCGGGCAAGGGAAACCGTCCAGCCGCTGAGGATGGCGCAGAAGAGAGCAAGGGCGAAAACGGCGATGCGCATGGAATGAAGATAAGCAGCCACACGGCCGATGAAAAGACCGCCGTGCTGTTTCTCTCGCAAAGGCTGGCTGGCCACCGGCCGCCACCGCGCAAAGGCTTGCCGCCATGGCCCTGATCGGCTAGGGAAAGCCCCAATTCCCTGACATATCGACGCTGAAAGTGCGCATCCTCATGAACGATAAAAAGAAGAAGCCCCAGAAGCTCAAGGCCCGCCTGCCGCGCGGTTTCGTCGATCGTTCCGCAGCCGACATCCGCGCCGTCGATGAGATGACCGCCAAGATCCGCGAAGTCTACGAACGCTACGGCTTCGATCCCGTCGAGACGCCGCTGTTCGAATATACCGACGCGCTCGGCAAATTCCTGCCCGACAGCGACCGCCCCAACGAAGGCGTCTTTTCGCTGCAGGACGACGACGAGCAGTGGATGAGCGCCCGCTACGACCTGACAGCCCCACTTGCCCGCCATGTCGCCGAAAACTTCAACGATATCCAGCTGCCCTACCGCACCTATCGCGCCGGCTACGTCTTCCGCAACGAAAAACCCGGCCCCGGCCGCTTCCGCCAATTCATGCAGTTCGACGCCGACACGGTCGGCGCCGCCGGCGTCCAGGCCGACGCCGAAATGTGCATGATGATGGCGGATACGATGGAAGCGCTTGGTATCAAGCGCGGGGATTATGTGATCCGGGTGAACAACCGGAAGGTTCTGGATGGGGTGCTGGAGGCGATCGGGCTTGGCGGGGAGGAGAATGCTGGACGACGGCTGAGTGTTTTGAGAGCTATCGACAAGTTGGATAAGTTTGGTTTCGAAGGTGTTAGGAAGCTCCTAGGCAGAGGTAGAGAAGATGATTCTGGGGCTTTCACGAAGGGTGCAGAGCTAAGTGAGGATAAGATAGACCTGATCGCGAACTTTGTTCGTTCGGGTGATCGTTTCGAGCGACAGAAGAGAATTGCAGAGCTAGTTGCGGCAATGGAAAGCGGTACTGAAGAGCTAAAGTCCTTGATCAGTCAGTGGGCCGACGCGCCGGCTGAAATCGTTCGCGAGAAGTCCGGTCTAAGTGATGATCAAATTCGTGAACTCTTCGCGTACCTCGGAACAGGGCCAGGAATTGTCCAACCCGGCGTCGTTGATAGGCCGCGTTGGTCCGATGATCTGACCTTGCGCGCGACATTTCCGGATAAACAATATGATTTGAGAATCGACAATCTGAAAACCATTGAATTGATGCGAATTAGACTGCCTAAGAACTCAACGATTGAGGCCGGTCTTGATGAGCTTGCAAATATAGCAAGGCTTACCGAATCAGGCGGCTATGGCTCGGGAAGAATACTCATCGACCCCTCTGTTGTCCGAGGACTCGAATATTACACCGGCCCTGTATATGAGGCTGAACTTCAGTTCCCCGTCACCAACGAAAAAGGCGAGAAGGTCGTCTTCGGCTCGGTCGGCGGCGGCGGGCGTTATGATGGTCTGGTCTCCCGCTTCATGGGCCAGCCGGTTCCCGCCACGGGCTTTTCCATCGGCGTCTCCCGCCTGATGACGGCGTTGAAGAATCTCGGCAAGCTCGGCATGGACGAGGTCATCGCCCCGGTCGTCGTCTGCGTCATGGACCGCGATATCGACAGCCTCGGCAAGTACCAGCAGTTCACGCAGACCCTGCGGCACGCCGGCATTCGCGCCGAAATGTACCAGGGCAACAAGAAGAATTTCGGCGATCAGTTGAAATATGCCGATCGTCGCGGCGCGCCGCTGGCCATCATCCAGGGCGGCGACGAGCGCGGGCAGGGCGTCGTCCAGATCAAGGACCTGATCGAGGGCAAGCGCCTGTCGGGCGAGATCGAGGACAACGCGGCATGGCGCGAAGCGCGGGTCGCCCAGGTCTCCGTGCCGGAAGCCGACCTGGTGGCCAAGGTCCGCGAGATGCTGGACGCGCAGGACGAGGATCGGAAGCGGGCGAGGCGGGGCGTTTGAATTTGAGGCGCGCTTCCCCCCCTCTGTCAGCGGTGCTGACATCTCCCCCTCAAGGGGGGAGATCGTTCTTTTCCCTTGCCTGCTTGTTGGTGCGGCAGGCTATGATGACACGGCTGATCTCCCCCCTTGAGGGGGAGATGTCCCGGAGGGACAGAGGGGGGGAAGTCTCCGCATATTCCGAAGTGTGCCGTCCATGCCTCTGATCAACCTCCCACCCTTCGCCGCCGAACTTCTCGCCCACTTCGAGCGCCTGGGAACGCTGCGCGTCGATACCCCGGTCATCCAGCCGGCCGAGCCCTTTCTCGACATGGCCGGCGAGGATCTGCGCCGGCGGATCTTCATGACTGAGAGCGAGACGGGCAAGAGCCTTTGCCTGCGGCCGGAATTCACCATTCCCGTCTGCTTGCGCCATATCGAGACGGCGACCGGCACACCGCAGCGCTACTCCTATCTCGGTGAAGTATTCCGCCAGCGCCGCGAGGGGGCGAACGAATTCTATCAGGCCGGGATCGAGGATCTGGGCGAGACCGACGTGGCGAGCGCCGATGCGCGGGTCATTGGCGACGCCATCGCGATACTGACGGCACGGCTGCCGGGCCGGAGCCTCAAGGTGACGCTCGGCGACCAGTCGGTCTTCGAGGCGGTCGTCGCCGCCTGCGGCCTGCCCGCCGGCTGGCAGAAGCGCCTGATCCACGCCTTCGGCAATCCCCAACAGATCGATGCCCTGCTGACGCGGCTCTCTAACCCGCAGCCGGTGACGGGACTCGACCCCGAGATCGAAGCGCTGCTGACCTCCGGCAACGAGACGGCGCTGGTTGCCCATCTCGACGAGACGATGCAGGCGACGGGCTATTCCACGAATGCAAGCCGCAGCCCGAGGGAAATCGCAGCACGCCTGAAGGAAAAGCGGGCGCTGGAAAAGACCGCGCTGGATGGCAGGACCCTCGATATCCTCAAGCAATTCCTGTCGCTGAACGTGCCCCTGGCGCATGCCCCGGCCGCACTGTTCGCCTTTGCCGAAAAGTCCGGCCTCTCGCTTGACGGCGCCCTGTCGCGGTTCGACGCGCGGGTGGCGGCGCTTGCCAATGCTGGCGTCGAACCTTCGCTGCTCAGCTACCGCGCCGCCTTCGGCCGGCCGCTCGATTATTACACCGGCCTCGTTTTTGAAATCGTCATAGACGGCTCAGCCGCCGTTCTGGCCGGTGGCGGCCGCTTCGATCGGCTGATGACGCTGCTGGGCGCCCGGGAACGCATTCCCGCCGTCGGCTTTGCCCTCTGGCTCGACCGCATCGAACAGGCGCTGGCCTCTCAGGAAGGGCAGATTTCTCGATGACCATCACCATCGCACTGCCCTCCAAGGGCCGGATGAAGGAAGACGCGTCTGCGATCTTAAAAAAGGCAGGACTGAAGATCGTCGCCGTCGGCAATGAGCGCTCCTATCGGGGACGGGTCGAGGGCATGGACGATGTCGAGATCGCCTTCCTCTCGGCCTCGGAAATCTCCCGCGAAATTGGCAACGGCTCGATCGATTTCGGCGTCACCGGCGAGGACCTGATCCGCGAAGGTCTGGCCGAGGCCGATCAGCGCGTCGAATTCTGCGCCCGGCTCGGCTTCGGTCATGCCGACGTCGTCGTCGCGGTTCCGGAAATCTGGCTCGATGTCGAGACCATGGCCGATCTTGGCGACGTCGCCGCCGATTTTCGCGCCCGCCATGGGCGCCGGTTGGCAATCGCCACGAAATACTGGCGGCTGACCCAGCAGTTCTTCTCCTCCCAGCACGGCATCCAACTTTATCGCATCGTCGAAAGCCTTGGCGCAACGGAAGGGGCGCCGGCCTCCGGTTCTGCCGATATCATCGTCGACATTACCTCTACCGGCTCGACGTTGAAGGCCAACCACCTGAAGATCCTGTCGGACGGGATCATTCTGCGGTCGCAGGCCTGTCTCGTCCGTGCCCGCAAGGTGGAGCATGAGAACGATCCGGCAGTGACGCGCATTGTCGAGGCTATCAGCCGCGTCTGCTGATATCGGTGCCAAATGCGTGACGCCGCGTCAATGAAGCAACCGGTACGTCCGGCCGGCGCCAAGCCGGTAGGCGCCGCGCGACAGGAATGCCGTCAGGGCACACAACAGCCAGGCGAGGCCGAAGCCGATTGCAGCCCAGGTCATGCCGGGAAGGCTCACCGGAACCGCGGGAATGAAATCCCGCCAGGTGTTCTCCAGGATCGCCGGGTCCGCATCCTTTATCAGGATGAAGGGTTTGTAGATCGGAGAGGCGGCTTCCAGGGCCTGTTGCTGACCCTCCAGGTTTTGAAAGCGCGTCAGCGTCTGCCGCATCGAAACACCCTGATCCTTCAGGAACGGCTCGGCCGACGCCGCGTAAAGACCAAGGGCCGTCTCCCGGTCGATGGCGTTCCGGTTCGCCTCGCGATCGAAATTCTCCACGATGACGCGCAGTTCGTCCATCGCCCCGCCAATCCGCTGGCGGTATTGCTGGGTCAGTTCCGGCGCCTGCGACATGACGATCGCACCGAAAATGCCGCTGCCCAGAGTGATCAACCTGCTGATTGGCCCCATTGCCGTCCCCGCAAAAAACGTCCAGTGCAGGCTCTAACGGCCGGCAGGGGCGAAAAGTTCGATTTGTACAATCAACAGGCGTTGTGACCCGGTGTTAGCGAAAACGAAAAGTTCATTTGACCCTTCGCGCGGTCTGATATTTTTGTCCGGCGTTTCATATATAGGGCGTCCCACCCTCAGGAGTTCCCATGGCCGACCTCAGTGCATTCCCGATTACCACCCGCTGGCCCGCTCAAAATCCGGATATTATTCAGCTCTATTCGCTGCCGACGCCGAATGGCGTGAAGATTTCCATAGCCTTGGAAGAACTCGGCCTTGCCTATGAGCCGCATTTGGTTTCCTTCGGCACCAACGACCAGAAATCGCCGGAATTCGTGTCGCTGAACCCGAATGGCCGCATTCCGGCGATCATCGATCCCAACGGCCCGGATGGCAAGCCGATCGGCCTGTTCGAATCCGGCGCGATCCTCGTCTATCTCGCCGAAAAGACCGGCAAGCTCCTTCCGGCCGATGCCGCCGGGCGCTACGAGACACTGGCCTGGGTGATGTTCCAGATGGGCGGCGTGGGTCCGATGTTCGGCCAGTTCGGTCATTTCTTCAAATTCGCGGCCGACAAGGTTGCCAATAATTCCTATCCGATGGAACGCTACCGGGACGAGTCCAAGCGCCTGCTCGGCGTTCTGGAAGAACGACTGAACGGGCGCCAGTGGCTGATGGGCGACGACTATACAATTGCCGACATCGCCACCTATCCGTGGATAGAAGGCGCCCGCAAATTCTATGGTGGCGCCGAGGTGCTGGACTATTCGAGCTTCCCCAATGTCATGGCCTGGGTGGACAGGGCCCTTGCCCGCCCGGCGGTGCAGAAGGGCATGGACATTCCCAAGCGCGATTGATCCCCTCATGATCGCAGCCCGCCCGAGTTGACGACACTCTGGCGGGCGGCTACCTCTCGGCAAAACAGGTGTCGGGGGACAGTGAAATGGCAGGTAGACTTGTTGTCGCGGGCGGTGGTCAGGCCGCCTTTGCTGTGGTTTCGAAGCTGCGCGCCTTGAAGGACGACCGGCCGGTGACGATCGTGGCAGCCGAAGCAAGCCTGCCGTACCAGCGCCCGCCGCTGTCCAAGAAATACCTGCTGCGCGAGATGGATCTGGACCGGCTGCTGTATCGTCCGGCGAGCTGGTACACGGATAACGCGGTCGATGTGCGCCTGTCCACGCGCGTGACCGGCATCGACCGCGATGCCAGGTGCGTCGCGCTCAGCGATGGTTCAAGGCTTCCTTATGACGTGCTGGCGCTTGCCACCGGCTCGACCCCTCGGCGTCTGCCGGCCAGCATCGGTGGCGATCTCGGCGGCGTCTTCGTCGTCCGCGATTTTGCCGATGCCGATCTTCTGGCGGAAGAACTGCAGCCTGGCCGTCATGCTCTTATCATCGGCGGGGGTTATATCGGGCTTGAGGCCGCCGCGGTGGCGCGATCAAGCGGCCTCGATGTCACGGTTATCGAAATGGCGGACCGTATCCTGCAGCGGGTCGCATCCGCCGCAACGTCCGATATCGTGCGGTCGATTCACCAGGATCGCGGCGTCGATATCCGGGAAGGCACCGGCTTGATCCGGCTTCTTGGCACTGAAGGCCGTGTCACGGCGGCGGAATTGACGAACGGATCGACCATTCCCGTCGATCTGGTCATTGTCGGCATCGGTGTCACGTCGAACGACGCGATCGCCGCGCAAGCCGGCCTCGAAGTCGGCAATGGCATCGTGGTCGATGATTTTGGCCGCACCTCCGATCCCGACATCTACGCCATGGGCGATTGCGCGCTGCTGCCCTGGAAGGACATGCGCATCAGGCTCGAATCCGTGCAGAATGCCGTCGATCAGGCCGAGGCCGTTGCAGCGCTGCTGGCGGGAGGCACGGAGCCCTACAGGCCGAAACCCTGGTTCTGGTCGGACCAGTACGACGTCAAGCTGCAAATTGCCGGCTTCGGCCTCGGTCACGACGAGACCATTGTGCGCACAGGCCAGCGCGCAGGCAGCGTCTCCGTCTGGTATTTCGCAAGCGGCCGCTTCATCGCCGTCGATGCAATCAACGATGCCAAGGCCTATGTGACCGGAAAGAAACTGCTGGACCTCGGCCTGACGCCGGATCGCGCCGTTCTCGAAAATCAGGATGCGGACCTCAAGACGCTGTTGCCGTAAAGGCGACCGGTACAGGACGGAAGATCGCTTTTCTCCGGTTGTTCCCGTTAGCAAACAAAAAGGGCGGACCTCGCGGCCCGCCTCTTTCGTCCGGTTACCCGGAATGCTGTATAGTCGTCCTTCAGTAATAAGGCGGAAGCCTTATTACATCATGCCGCCCATTCCGCCCATTCCGCCCATGTCCGGCATGCCGCCGCCGCCGGCGGAGTCCTTCTTTGGGGCTTCGGCAATCATGGCTTCGGTCGTGATGAGCAGCGAAGCAACCGAAGCTGCGTTCTGCAGGGCCGTGCGAACGACCTTGACCGGATCGACGATACCCATGGCGATCATGTCGCCATATTCGCCGGTCTGGGCGTTGTAGCCGAAGTTGTCGGTGCCGCTTTCGAGGATCTTGCCGACGATGATCGAACCTTCATCGCCTGCGTTTTCAGCGATCTGGCGAACCAGCGACTGAAGCGACTTGCGGATGATGTTGATACCGGCGTTCTGATCGTCGTTGGCGCCCTTGATGTCGAGGACGACGGAAGCGCGCAGCAGGGCAGTACCACCGCCTGGAACAATACCTTCCTGAACGGCAGCGCGCGTTGCGTTGAGCGCGTCGTCGATGCGGTCCTTCTTTTCCTTGACTTCGATTTCAGTTGCACCGCCGACGCGGATGACGGCAACGCCGCCAGCGAGCTTGGCAAGACGTTCCTGCAGCTTCTCGCGATCGTAGTCGGACGTGGTTTCTTCGATCTGGCCCTTGATCTGGGCAACGCGGCCTTCGATCTCGTTCTTGGCGCCGGCGCCATCAACGATGGTGGTGTTTTCCTTGGAAATCGAAACCTTCTTCGCACGGCCGAGCATTTCGAGCGTGACGTTTTCCAGCTTGATGCCGATATCTTCGGAAATGACCTGGCCACCGGTGAGGACAGCGATGTCTTCGAGCATGGCCTTGCGGCGATCGCCGAAGCCCGGAGCCTTGACGGCAGCGATTTTCAGGCCGCCACGCAGCTTGTTGACGACGAGCGTTGCAAGAGCTTCGCCTTCGACGTCTTCCGAGATGATCAGGAGCGGCTTGCCGGTCTGAACGACGGCTTCCAGAACCGGAAGCATCGCCTGCAGGTTGGAAAGCTTCTTCTCATGGAGAAGGATGTAAGCATCTTCCAGTTCGGCAACCATCTTTTCAGGGTTGGTCACGAAGTAAGGGCTGAGGTAGCCGCGGTCGAACTGCATGCCTTCGACGACTTCGAGTTCGGTTTCGGCGGTCTTGGCTTCTTCAACCGTGATGACGCCTTCATTGCCGACCTTCTGCATCGCTTCAGCGATGTACTGGCCGATTTCCTTTTCGCCATTGGCGGAGATCGTGCCGACCTGGGCCACTTCTTCCGAAGTGTTGATCTTCTTTGCCTTGGCAACGAGGTCCTTGACGACGGCCGAAACAGCGAGGTCGATGCCGCGCTTCAGGTCCATCGGGTTCATGCCGGCTGCAACGGCCTTGCCGCCTTCGCGAACGATGGCCTGGGCGAGAACGGTAGCAGTGGTCGTGCCGTCACCGGCGATGTCGTTGGTCTTCGAAGCAACTTCGCGGACCATCTGTGCGCCCATGTTTTCGAACTTGTCTTCGAGTTCGATTTCCTTGGCGACGGAAACGCCGTCCTTGGTGATGCGCGGTGCGCCGAAGGACTTGTCGATGATGACGTTGCGACCCTTCGGGCCGAGCGTGACCTTGACTGCGTCTGCGAGGATGTCGACGCCGCGCAGCATCTTTTCGCGCGCGGTGCGGCCGAACTTAATTTCTTTGGCTGCCATGTTAAAAACTCCCGGGCTGATGCCCAATTGGTTTTCTGGAATTGAGGATGAAAGTCAGCGGCTCAAATCAGCCGATAACGCCCATGATGTCGGCTTCCTTCATGATCAGAAGGTCTTCGCCGTTGAGCTTGACTTCGGTGCCCGACCACTTGCCGAACAGGATGCGGTCGCCAGCCTTGACGTCGAGCGCAATGAGGGCGCCCTTGTCGTCACGTGTGCCGGTACCGACAGCGACGATTTCGCCTTCCTGCGGCTTTTCCTTTGCGGTGTCAGGAATGATGATGCCGCCCTTGGTCTTGGCTTCAGCCTCGATACGGCGAACGACGACGCGGTCGTGCAGGGGGCGGAAATTGGTGCTTGTCATTGTCTAATCCCTCGATCAAATGACTTACGGATCGTCAGATGCGACCCGATGGATGGATGTTAGCACTCATTGATCACGAGTGCTAGCGGCTTGGAGATAAGGGTGGAGCAAGCCCGAGTCAAGAACCGTGCCGTCAAAAATCTTTTGCGTAACGCGGGTACTGGAGAGGCATGCACATCGCGCGAGAACAAGACCTCAATAAGGCGCCGCCACACCCATCCCTTTCCGAGGCCACCCGCGTCTGGGCGCGGGTCGGGTGTCTGAGCTTCGGCGGACCGGCCGGGCAAATCGCGCTGATGCACCGCGAACTGGTGGATGAGAGGCGCTGGATTTCCGAGAGCCGTTTCCTGCATGCACTGAATTTCTGCATGCTGCTGCCGGGACCGGAGGCCCAGCAACTTGCCACCTATATCGGCTGGTTGCTGCACGGTGCCCGCGGCGGCATTGTCGCTGGCCTGTTGTTCATTCTGCCGGGATTCGTCGTTATTCTCGGCCTCTCCTGCACCTACGCGCTGTTCCAGCAGGCCGATTGGCTGGCGAGCCTGTTCTTCGGGTTGAAGGCAGCGGTGCTGGCAATTGTTATCGAGGCGGTCATCCGCGTCGGCCGTCGGGCGTTGAAGACAAGCTTTGCATGCCTCATTGCCGCTCTTGCGTTTGCCGCGCTGTTCTTCTTCGATCTGCCATTTCCGCTTGTCGTGCTTTCGGCCGGCATCGCCGGATACACGGCTGCACGTCTTGAGCCGCAAACCGGCGAAAAAGCCATGGCCGCCGCCGCGCGACAGGCGCTTTCCGACAGGCCGTCCGTCATCGACGGCAGCCTTCCGGATATTGCCTCGAGCTGGAACCGGACGTTCCGGGTTCT
This genomic interval carries:
- the chrA gene encoding chromate efflux transporter, which translates into the protein MHIAREQDLNKAPPHPSLSEATRVWARVGCLSFGGPAGQIALMHRELVDERRWISESRFLHALNFCMLLPGPEAQQLATYIGWLLHGARGGIVAGLLFILPGFVVILGLSCTYALFQQADWLASLFFGLKAAVLAIVIEAVIRVGRRALKTSFACLIAALAFAALFFFDLPFPLVVLSAGIAGYTAARLEPQTGEKAMAAAARQALSDRPSVIDGSLPDIASSWNRTFRVLALWLSLWIAPFILIGGVLGFDNVYTAIGLFFSKMAVVTFGGAYAVLAYVAQQAVDTYHWLKPGEMLDGLALAETTPGPLVLVLSFVGFMAAFRAPSGLDPLLSGMLGATLATWVTFVPCFLWILLGAPYVETLRNNRALSGALAAISAAVTGVILNLALWFGLHVLFTQVDRYAGGPLSMPLPVWQTFQWTALFLSVLASLLLLLFKRGVVTTLAVCAGAGWMTMHL
- the groL gene encoding chaperonin GroEL (60 kDa chaperone family; promotes refolding of misfolded polypeptides especially under stressful conditions; forms two stacked rings of heptamers to form a barrel-shaped 14mer; ends can be capped by GroES; misfolded proteins enter the barrel where they are refolded when GroES binds), which produces MAAKEIKFGRTAREKMLRGVDILADAVKVTLGPKGRNVIIDKSFGAPRITKDGVSVAKEIELEDKFENMGAQMVREVASKTNDIAGDGTTTATVLAQAIVREGGKAVAAGMNPMDLKRGIDLAVSAVVKDLVAKAKKINTSEEVAQVGTISANGEKEIGQYIAEAMQKVGNEGVITVEEAKTAETELEVVEGMQFDRGYLSPYFVTNPEKMVAELEDAYILLHEKKLSNLQAMLPVLEAVVQTGKPLLIISEDVEGEALATLVVNKLRGGLKIAAVKAPGFGDRRKAMLEDIAVLTGGQVISEDIGIKLENVTLEMLGRAKKVSISKENTTIVDGAGAKNEIEGRVAQIKGQIEETTSDYDREKLQERLAKLAGGVAVIRVGGATEIEVKEKKDRIDDALNATRAAVQEGIVPGGGTALLRASVVLDIKGANDDQNAGINIIRKSLQSLVRQIAENAGDEGSIIVGKILESGTDNFGYNAQTGEYGDMIAMGIVDPVKVVRTALQNAASVASLLITTEAMIAEAPKKDSAGGGGMPDMGGMGGMGGMM
- the groES gene encoding co-chaperone GroES, whose translation is MTSTNFRPLHDRVVVRRIEAEAKTKGGIIIPDTAKEKPQEGEIVAVGTGTRDDKGALIALDVKAGDRILFGKWSGTEVKLNGEDLLIMKEADIMGVIG
- a CDS encoding NAD(P)/FAD-dependent oxidoreductase, with protein sequence MAGRLVVAGGGQAAFAVVSKLRALKDDRPVTIVAAEASLPYQRPPLSKKYLLREMDLDRLLYRPASWYTDNAVDVRLSTRVTGIDRDARCVALSDGSRLPYDVLALATGSTPRRLPASIGGDLGGVFVVRDFADADLLAEELQPGRHALIIGGGYIGLEAAAVARSSGLDVTVIEMADRILQRVASAATSDIVRSIHQDRGVDIREGTGLIRLLGTEGRVTAAELTNGSTIPVDLVIVGIGVTSNDAIAAQAGLEVGNGIVVDDFGRTSDPDIYAMGDCALLPWKDMRIRLESVQNAVDQAEAVAALLAGGTEPYRPKPWFWSDQYDVKLQIAGFGLGHDETIVRTGQRAGSVSVWYFASGRFIAVDAINDAKAYVTGKKLLDLGLTPDRAVLENQDADLKTLLP